One window of Cellulomonas shaoxiangyii genomic DNA carries:
- a CDS encoding sugar transferase, which yields MTLTADHASSQSGSAGDRRGHAREPRRSWASSQPFESRRTQENSDPTVLAHAWRAVGTRYVVAAAVTDVVLTLAVCLAVLSGAMGPAASTRWALAAAVAFAALAGLTGGYRRRQVADGPAEFQSLLRAALVLILLLTVLGYVFRVPVPRSYVLVGVPVTVVLCWAARHVQRRRLHRGRLHGAGMMRTVVVGDELSAARVVRDISAVPHHGYRIDGVCLPSFEGPRRIGGAPVLGAVADVVQIAADRAADVVLVTGAYLSGDAVRRLSWALSRAGAQLVVVPDIVEVAGPRLTVRPTAGLSLLQVEIEAPRPRLLVKQVLDVTLAAVALLLLAPVLAVATTAVALSSQGGAIYRQTRVGRDGRTFTLFKLRTMYRDADERRAALLASGPRDGVLFKMADDPRITPVGRVLRRWSVDELPQLFNILRGDMALVGPRPPLLEEVEAYEDPVQRRLHVKPGLTGLWQVSGRSDLTWEESVQLDLRYVDNWSVAMDLLILWKTARAVLTGAGAY from the coding sequence ATGACGCTCACAGCGGACCACGCTTCGTCGCAGTCGGGCAGCGCCGGTGACCGGCGCGGGCACGCGCGCGAGCCGCGCCGGTCCTGGGCGTCCAGCCAGCCGTTCGAGTCGCGCCGCACGCAGGAGAACTCCGACCCGACGGTGCTGGCCCACGCGTGGCGGGCGGTGGGCACGCGGTACGTCGTCGCCGCCGCCGTGACGGACGTGGTGCTGACGCTGGCGGTGTGCCTGGCGGTGCTGTCCGGTGCGATGGGACCGGCCGCCTCCACGCGGTGGGCCCTCGCCGCGGCCGTCGCGTTCGCGGCGCTCGCGGGGCTGACCGGCGGGTACCGGCGGCGCCAGGTCGCCGACGGTCCGGCGGAGTTCCAGTCGCTGCTGCGTGCGGCCCTGGTGCTGATCCTCCTCCTCACGGTCCTGGGCTACGTCTTCCGCGTGCCGGTGCCGCGCAGCTACGTGCTCGTCGGCGTCCCGGTGACCGTCGTCCTGTGCTGGGCGGCGCGGCACGTGCAGCGGCGACGCCTGCACCGCGGTCGCCTCCACGGCGCCGGGATGATGCGCACGGTCGTGGTTGGCGACGAGCTGTCCGCGGCACGGGTCGTGCGGGACATCTCGGCGGTGCCCCACCACGGGTACCGGATCGACGGGGTCTGCCTGCCGTCGTTCGAGGGCCCGCGGCGCATCGGGGGCGCGCCCGTGCTCGGGGCCGTCGCCGACGTCGTGCAGATCGCCGCTGACCGGGCGGCGGACGTGGTCCTGGTCACCGGGGCGTACCTCAGCGGTGACGCCGTGCGCCGGCTGTCGTGGGCGCTGTCCCGAGCCGGCGCGCAGCTCGTCGTCGTGCCCGACATCGTCGAGGTCGCCGGCCCGCGCCTGACCGTGCGCCCCACGGCCGGGCTGTCGCTGCTCCAGGTCGAGATCGAGGCGCCGCGGCCCCGGCTCCTGGTCAAGCAGGTCCTCGACGTGACCCTCGCAGCGGTCGCGCTGCTGCTGCTGGCACCCGTGCTCGCCGTCGCGACCACGGCCGTCGCGCTCTCGTCGCAGGGCGGCGCGATCTACCGCCAGACCCGGGTGGGACGCGACGGCAGGACCTTCACCCTGTTCAAGCTGCGCACGATGTACCGCGACGCCGACGAGCGGCGCGCCGCGCTCCTGGCCAGCGGTCCGCGCGACGGCGTGCTCTTCAAGATGGCCGACGACCCCCGGATCACCCCGGTGGGCCGGGTCCTGCGCCGGTGGTCGGTCGACGAGCTGCCGCAGCTCTTCAACATCCTCCGGGGCGACATGGCGCTCGTCGGGCCGCGGCCCCCGCTGCTCGAGGAGGTGGAGGCGTACGAGGACCCCGTGCAGCGGCGCCTGCACGTGAAGCCGGGGCTGACGGGGCTCTGGCAGGTCAGCGGGCGGTCCGACCTCACGTGGGAGGAGTCGGTCCAGCTCGACCTGCGGTACG
- the pth gene encoding aminoacyl-tRNA hydrolase — protein MSDGPWLVVGLGNPGDRYAGNRHNVGQMVLDELAARAGASFGARVGSLGRRPQATAVEVRMGTRPGGVPGPRVLLAKPTTYMNESGGPVAGLARYLDVPPERVVMVHDELDIPFADVRLKKGGGEGGHNGLRDTTKALGTKDYVRVRVGVGRPPGRMDPADYVLRDFGAAERKELPWLVDRAADAVEAVVLEGLEAAQQRFHTKA, from the coding sequence ATGAGCGACGGCCCCTGGCTCGTCGTCGGTCTCGGCAACCCCGGTGACCGGTACGCCGGCAACCGCCACAACGTCGGGCAGATGGTGCTCGACGAGCTCGCCGCGCGCGCGGGTGCGTCGTTCGGCGCGCGCGTCGGCTCGCTCGGCCGCCGCCCGCAGGCCACCGCCGTCGAGGTCCGGATGGGCACGCGCCCGGGCGGCGTGCCCGGCCCGCGCGTCCTGCTCGCGAAGCCGACGACGTACATGAACGAGTCGGGCGGCCCCGTGGCCGGCCTGGCCCGGTACCTCGACGTGCCGCCCGAGCGGGTCGTGATGGTCCACGACGAGCTCGACATCCCGTTCGCGGACGTGCGCCTGAAGAAGGGCGGCGGCGAGGGCGGGCACAACGGCCTGCGCGACACCACCAAGGCGCTCGGCACCAAGGACTACGTGCGCGTGCGCGTCGGCGTCGGCCGGCCGCCGGGCCGCATGGACCCCGCCGACTACGTGCTGCGCGACTTCGGCGCCGCCGAGCGCAAGGAGCTGCCCTGGCTCGTCGACCGGGCCGCGGACGCGGTCGAGGCGGTCGTGCTCGAGGGGCTCGAGGCGGCGCAGCAGCGGTTCCACACGAAGGCCTGA
- a CDS encoding 50S ribosomal protein L25/general stress protein Ctc, with amino-acid sequence MSDVKLAATARTEFGKGAARRLRRARQVPAVLYGHGTQPMHVALPGHETMLALKHTNALFEIDLDGDTTLAIVKDVQRDVVRQVIEHVDLLIVRRGEMVSVDVPVVVTGESAPGTIHVVETQTLSLEADATKLPSSVEISIEGLAAGAAVTAGDVILPEGSTLMSDAEQVIVVVSEPQVTADDIAADAAVADLAAEQSAASGAANA; translated from the coding sequence GTGTCCGACGTCAAGCTCGCCGCCACCGCCCGCACCGAGTTCGGCAAGGGCGCCGCACGCCGCCTGCGCCGCGCGCGCCAGGTCCCGGCCGTCCTCTACGGGCACGGGACGCAGCCGATGCACGTGGCCCTCCCGGGCCACGAGACGATGCTCGCGCTCAAGCACACCAACGCCCTGTTCGAGATCGACCTCGACGGCGACACGACGCTCGCCATCGTCAAGGACGTCCAGCGCGACGTCGTCCGCCAGGTCATCGAGCACGTCGACCTGCTCATCGTCCGCCGCGGCGAGATGGTCTCCGTCGACGTCCCGGTCGTCGTGACCGGTGAGTCGGCGCCCGGCACGATCCACGTCGTCGAGACGCAGACGCTGTCGCTCGAGGCCGACGCCACCAAGCTGCCGTCGTCCGTCGAGATCTCGATCGAGGGTCTCGCCGCCGGTGCGGCCGTCACGGCCGGCGACGTGATCCTGCCCGAGGGCTCGACCCTCATGAGCGACGCCGAGCAGGTCATCGTCGTCGTCTCGGAGCCGCAGGTCACGGCCGACGACATCGCCGCCGACGCGGCCGTCGCCGACCTGGCCGCCGAGCAGTCCGCGGCCTCCGGGGCGGCGAACGCCTGA
- a CDS encoding ribose-phosphate diphosphokinase has protein sequence MTGITSKDSEKRLVLVSGRAHPELAQDVAEHLGVDLLPTTAYDFANGEIYVRFGESVRGADAFVLQSHCSPINQWIMEQLLMVDALKRASAKTITVVAPFYGYARQDKKHRGREPISARLMADIFRTAGADRLMSVDLHAAQTQGFFDGPVDHLWAQPILVEYVRTRVDTSNVTVVSPDAGRIRVAEQWAAKLGGGPLAFVHKTRDVRSPNKAVANRVVGDVEGRSCVIVDDLIDTAGTIAGAVRVVLEAGAKDVIVAATHGVLSDPAIDRLQSCGAREVIITDTLPIAEERRFPLLTVLSIAPLLARAIREVFDDGSVTSLFDGNA, from the coding sequence ATGACCGGCATCACCTCCAAGGACAGCGAGAAGCGCCTGGTTCTCGTGTCGGGGCGCGCGCACCCGGAGCTCGCGCAGGACGTCGCCGAGCACCTCGGCGTCGACCTGCTGCCGACCACGGCGTACGACTTCGCCAACGGCGAGATCTACGTGCGGTTCGGGGAGTCCGTGCGCGGTGCGGACGCCTTCGTCCTGCAGTCGCACTGCTCGCCGATCAACCAGTGGATCATGGAGCAGCTGCTCATGGTCGACGCCCTCAAGCGCGCGTCGGCCAAGACGATCACGGTCGTCGCGCCGTTCTACGGGTACGCCCGCCAGGACAAGAAGCACCGCGGCCGCGAGCCGATCTCCGCGCGCCTCATGGCTGACATCTTCCGCACCGCGGGCGCCGACCGGCTGATGAGCGTCGACCTGCACGCGGCGCAGACCCAGGGCTTCTTCGACGGACCGGTCGACCACCTGTGGGCGCAGCCGATCCTCGTCGAGTACGTCCGCACGCGCGTCGACACGTCGAACGTCACGGTGGTCTCGCCCGACGCCGGCCGCATCCGCGTGGCCGAGCAGTGGGCCGCCAAGCTCGGCGGTGGCCCGCTCGCGTTCGTGCACAAGACGCGCGACGTGCGCAGCCCGAACAAGGCGGTCGCCAACCGTGTCGTCGGCGACGTCGAGGGCCGGTCGTGCGTGATCGTCGACGACCTCATCGACACGGCCGGCACGATCGCCGGCGCCGTGCGCGTGGTCCTCGAGGCCGGCGCCAAGGACGTCATCGTCGCGGCGACCCACGGCGTGCTGTCGGACCCCGCGATCGACCGCCTCCAGTCGTGCGGCGCCCGCGAGGTCATCATCACGGACACGCTGCCGATCGCCGAGGAGCGGCGGTTCCCGCTGCTCACGGTGCTCTCGATCGCGCCGCTGCTCGCGCGCGCGATCCGCGAGGTGTTCGACGACGGGTCCGTGACCTCCCTCTTCGACGGCAACGCCTGA
- the glmU gene encoding bifunctional UDP-N-acetylglucosamine diphosphorylase/glucosamine-1-phosphate N-acetyltransferase GlmU, with translation MRSATPKVLHTLGGRSMLGHALATARALEPERVAVVVRHERERVAAHVLEVDPGALLVDQDDVPGTGRAVQVAMTALDGAAQAAAAQGEHDRAADGAAADSVLDGAVVVVAGDVPLLDAGTLTELLAAHAADANAVTVLTTDVAEPTGYGRILREPGTGDVLGIVEEKDADDEQRAITEINTSVYVFDARVLRAALARLGRDNAQGEVYLTDVLAIARADGGHVRALRTDDALSVEGVNDRVQLAVLRAELNRRLLDDWMRAGVTVVDPATTWVDVDVELARDVTLLQNTQLHGATTVGEGATVGPDTTLTDVEIGPGATVVRTHGSLAVIREGATVGPFAYLRPGTDLGAGGKIGTFVETKNAQIGTGSKIPHLSYVGDATIGEYSNIGAASVTVNYDGVSKHRTVIGSHARTGSDNMFVAPVVVGDGAYTGAGTVVRRDVPPGALAVSAGSQRNIEGWVVRSRGGTPAAEAAARARGTQDIGGLSPQARAERERAAAAGERVAPLPELPGQPQRLAEGATTTDEGTTR, from the coding sequence ATGCGTTCGGCAACGCCCAAGGTCCTGCACACGCTCGGTGGGCGCTCGATGCTCGGGCACGCGCTCGCCACGGCCCGGGCCCTGGAGCCCGAGCGCGTCGCGGTCGTCGTCCGCCACGAGCGCGAGCGCGTCGCCGCGCACGTCCTCGAGGTCGACCCGGGCGCGCTGCTCGTGGACCAGGACGACGTGCCCGGCACCGGCCGCGCGGTCCAGGTCGCGATGACGGCCCTCGACGGTGCCGCCCAGGCCGCCGCCGCGCAGGGCGAGCACGACCGCGCCGCCGACGGCGCCGCGGCCGACTCCGTGCTCGACGGCGCGGTCGTCGTCGTGGCCGGCGACGTGCCGCTGCTGGACGCGGGCACGCTCACCGAGCTGCTCGCCGCCCACGCCGCCGACGCGAACGCCGTCACGGTGCTCACCACCGACGTCGCCGAGCCCACGGGGTACGGGCGCATCCTGCGCGAGCCCGGCACGGGCGACGTCCTCGGCATCGTCGAGGAGAAGGACGCCGACGACGAGCAGCGGGCCATCACCGAGATCAACACGTCGGTGTACGTGTTCGACGCCCGCGTGCTGCGGGCCGCGCTCGCGCGCCTCGGCCGCGACAACGCGCAGGGCGAGGTCTACCTGACCGACGTCCTCGCGATCGCCCGCGCCGACGGCGGCCACGTGCGCGCGCTGCGCACCGACGACGCCCTGAGCGTCGAGGGCGTCAACGACCGCGTGCAGCTCGCGGTGCTGCGCGCCGAGCTCAACCGCCGGCTGCTGGACGACTGGATGCGCGCCGGCGTCACGGTCGTCGACCCCGCCACCACCTGGGTCGACGTGGACGTCGAGCTCGCGCGCGACGTCACGCTGCTGCAGAACACGCAGCTGCACGGTGCGACGACGGTGGGCGAGGGCGCCACGGTCGGGCCCGACACGACCCTCACGGACGTGGAGATCGGCCCGGGCGCCACGGTCGTGCGGACCCACGGGTCGCTCGCGGTGATCCGTGAGGGCGCGACCGTCGGCCCGTTCGCCTACCTGCGGCCCGGCACCGACCTCGGCGCCGGCGGCAAGATCGGCACGTTCGTCGAGACGAAGAACGCGCAGATCGGCACGGGGTCGAAGATCCCGCACCTGTCCTACGTCGGCGACGCCACGATCGGCGAGTACTCGAACATCGGGGCGGCGTCCGTCACCGTCAACTACGACGGCGTGAGCAAGCACCGCACCGTCATCGGGTCGCACGCCCGCACCGGCTCGGACAACATGTTCGTCGCGCCGGTCGTCGTCGGCGACGGGGCGTACACGGGCGCCGGCACGGTCGTGCGGCGCGACGTCCCCCCGGGCGCCCTGGCGGTCAGCGCCGGCTCGCAGCGCAACATCGAGGGCTGGGTCGTGCGCTCGCGCGGCGGGACGCCCGCCGCCGAGGCCGCCGCCCGCGCCCGCGGGACGCAGGACATCGGCGGGCTCTCCCCGCAGGCCCGCGCCGAGCGCGAGCGCGCGGCCGCCGCCGGCGAGCGGGTCGCGCCGCTGCCCGAGCTGCCCGGGCAGCCCCAGCGGCTCGCCGAGGGCGCCACCACGACGGACGAGGGAACGACGCGATGA
- a CDS encoding glycoside hydrolase family 2 TIM barrel-domain containing protein, whose product MTPHPAHESLLPPTGVRAPRSAVPGTDAAAVALDGDWRFRLFPTADTGVDPADPGDGWGSVPVPGHWQLAGAPDAWPHGRPAYTNVLFPVPVDPPRVPRDNPTGEYRRAFTVPAGWRDDGRVVLRFEGVDSWFEVAVNGRVLAQSHGSRLPTEVDVTDALGEGPNLLAVRVTQWSAHTYLEDQDQWWLSGIFRDVTLLHRPAGGVEHVTLHAAYDHATGEGVLRVAVEPARPDAVVEVPELGLRTRAGEEVRARVEPWSAESPRLYDVLVRTAAETVTLRAGFRTVEVVGGVLTLNGAPLKLRGVNRHEFEPTRGRAVTRATMLADVLDMKRHHVNAVRTSHYPPHPHFLDLCDEHGLYVVDENDLETHGFEPLGWRGNPTDDPAWEPLLVDRVTRMVRRDAHHPSVVMWSLGNEAGAGCNVGAMAAAVRALDASRPLHYEGDWSSEHVDVYSRMYPTSEETALIARGEEAPLPDATLDARRRVMPFVLCEYAHAMGNGPGGLTEYLDLVDEHARLAGGFVWEWFDHGIATRTADGEPYFGYGGDFGEELHDGTFIADGLLLPDRTPSPGLVELAAAYAPVRVRATQAPRTLELRNRYAFTSTAHARLVWTLVADGAVLAEGELDDVLAPGERREVRADDVLGDRLDALLADLDPTAAAWWVLRAVPRGDDPGFPAHLGLGAGQVLVRAPVPPPRATGKAVPTAGGWRVGPVELDATGRPVRVGGAAVRLARADAWRAPTDNDRIRSWYDAVGDGEAWERAGLGRLHERVDDVRAEDGAVVVTSRVAGAATDCGLRVRTTWRTVDERTADLVVELTPEGRWPGTVARLGWLLALEQPHAGGVRVDWTGLGPGESYADSHLAALAGRWQHTVDELQTRYTHPQENGARRGVTRAVLGLADGPLTLTAGEVRVAHRTVPGLELTARPWSDRALAEARHPHELVPDGALWLHLDAVQHGLGSAACGPGVQADAAARPAPATLQVRLRA is encoded by the coding sequence ATGACGCCCCATCCCGCGCACGAGTCCCTGCTGCCGCCCACCGGCGTGCGCGCACCCCGCTCCGCCGTCCCCGGCACGGACGCCGCCGCGGTGGCGCTGGACGGCGACTGGCGCTTCCGCCTCTTCCCCACCGCCGACACCGGCGTCGACCCGGCCGACCCCGGGGACGGCTGGGGCAGCGTCCCCGTGCCCGGCCACTGGCAGCTCGCCGGCGCACCCGACGCGTGGCCCCACGGCCGCCCCGCGTACACGAACGTGCTCTTCCCTGTCCCCGTCGACCCGCCCCGGGTGCCGCGCGACAACCCCACGGGCGAGTACCGCCGTGCGTTCACCGTGCCTGCCGGGTGGCGCGACGACGGCCGCGTCGTCCTGCGGTTCGAGGGCGTCGACTCCTGGTTCGAGGTCGCCGTCAACGGTCGCGTGCTCGCGCAGTCCCACGGGTCCCGGCTGCCGACCGAGGTCGACGTCACCGACGCGCTCGGCGAGGGTCCGAACCTGCTCGCCGTGCGCGTCACGCAGTGGTCGGCGCACACCTACCTGGAGGACCAGGACCAGTGGTGGCTGTCGGGGATCTTCCGCGACGTCACGCTGCTGCACCGGCCGGCGGGCGGGGTCGAGCACGTCACGCTGCACGCCGCGTACGACCACGCCACCGGCGAGGGCGTGCTGCGCGTCGCGGTGGAACCGGCACGGCCCGACGCGGTCGTCGAGGTGCCCGAGCTCGGCCTGCGCACCCGTGCCGGCGAGGAGGTCCGCGCACGCGTCGAGCCGTGGAGCGCCGAGTCGCCCCGCCTGTACGACGTGCTCGTGCGCACCGCGGCCGAGACGGTCACGCTGCGCGCCGGTTTCCGCACGGTCGAGGTCGTCGGCGGCGTGCTCACGCTCAACGGTGCGCCCCTGAAGCTGCGCGGCGTCAACCGGCACGAGTTCGAGCCGACCCGCGGCCGGGCCGTCACCCGCGCGACCATGCTCGCCGACGTGCTCGACATGAAGCGCCACCACGTCAACGCCGTGCGGACCAGCCACTACCCCCCGCACCCGCACTTCCTCGACCTCTGCGACGAGCACGGCCTGTACGTCGTCGACGAGAACGACCTCGAGACGCACGGCTTCGAGCCGCTCGGCTGGCGCGGCAACCCCACCGACGACCCGGCGTGGGAGCCCCTGCTCGTCGACCGCGTCACCCGCATGGTCCGCCGCGACGCCCACCACCCCAGCGTCGTCATGTGGTCCCTGGGCAACGAGGCCGGGGCCGGGTGCAACGTCGGCGCGATGGCCGCGGCCGTCCGCGCCCTGGACGCGAGCCGCCCGCTGCACTACGAGGGCGACTGGTCGAGCGAGCACGTCGACGTGTACTCGCGCATGTACCCCACGAGCGAGGAGACGGCGCTGATCGCCCGCGGTGAGGAGGCCCCGCTGCCCGACGCGACGCTCGACGCGCGGCGGCGCGTCATGCCGTTCGTCCTGTGCGAGTACGCGCACGCCATGGGCAACGGACCCGGCGGTCTCACCGAGTACCTCGACCTCGTCGACGAGCACGCCCGGCTGGCGGGCGGGTTCGTCTGGGAGTGGTTCGACCACGGCATCGCCACCCGGACGGCCGACGGCGAGCCCTACTTCGGCTACGGCGGCGACTTCGGCGAGGAGCTGCACGACGGCACGTTCATCGCCGACGGGCTGCTGCTGCCCGACCGCACGCCGTCCCCCGGGCTGGTCGAGCTCGCCGCCGCGTACGCCCCCGTGCGGGTGCGCGCCACGCAGGCACCGCGCACGCTCGAGCTCCGCAACCGGTACGCGTTCACGTCGACCGCGCACGCGCGGCTGGTGTGGACGCTCGTCGCCGACGGGGCCGTCCTGGCCGAGGGCGAGCTCGACGACGTCCTCGCCCCCGGCGAGCGCCGCGAGGTCCGGGCCGACGACGTGCTCGGCGACCGCCTCGACGCCCTGCTGGCCGACCTCGACCCGACCGCCGCCGCGTGGTGGGTGCTGCGCGCCGTGCCGCGCGGCGACGACCCTGGGTTCCCCGCCCACCTCGGCCTCGGCGCCGGCCAGGTGCTCGTGCGCGCCCCCGTGCCGCCGCCGCGCGCCACCGGGAAGGCCGTGCCGACCGCGGGCGGCTGGCGGGTCGGACCGGTCGAGCTCGACGCCACCGGCCGCCCCGTCCGCGTCGGCGGCGCCGCCGTGCGCCTCGCGCGCGCCGACGCGTGGCGCGCGCCGACCGACAACGACCGGATCCGGTCCTGGTACGACGCGGTGGGCGACGGCGAGGCGTGGGAGCGCGCGGGGCTGGGACGCCTGCACGAGCGCGTCGACGACGTGCGCGCCGAGGACGGTGCGGTCGTCGTCACCTCCCGGGTCGCGGGCGCGGCGACCGACTGCGGCCTGCGCGTGCGCACGACGTGGCGCACCGTCGACGAGCGCACCGCCGACCTCGTCGTGGAGCTCACGCCCGAGGGGCGCTGGCCCGGGACGGTGGCCCGGCTCGGCTGGCTCCTCGCGCTCGAGCAGCCCCACGCGGGCGGCGTGCGCGTCGACTGGACGGGACTGGGCCCCGGGGAGTCCTACGCCGACTCGCACCTCGCCGCGCTCGCGGGCCGGTGGCAGCACACCGTCGACGAGCTGCAGACCCGTTACACGCACCCGCAGGAGAACGGCGCCCGTCGGGGCGTCACGCGCGCCGTGCTCGGCCTCGCCGACGGCCCGCTGACGCTCACCGCGGGCGAGGTCCGCGTCGCGCACCGCACCGTGCCGGGCCTGGAGCTCACCGCCCGTCCGTGGTCGGACCGCGCGCTGGCCGAGGCCCGGCACCCGCACGAGCTCGTCCCCGACGGCGCGCTGTGGCTGCACCTGGACGCGGTGCAGCACGGGCTCGGGTCGGCGGCGTGCGGGCCGGGCGTCCAGGCGGACGCGGCGGCGCGCCCCGCGCCGGCGACGCTGCAGGTGCGCCTGCGCGCCTGA
- a CDS encoding ROK family transcriptional regulator, translated as MAVRKRSSRDIRSESRLDVLHALLAQGGATRNQLARGTGLSLATVATVVSELLAEGLVAETGSSTSGVGRPTTTLAIRGERGILAGVDVAETYVSTHVFDAALTELACTDVPLDERVESADHVVEGLVRSLDEALEAAGRARSELLGVGVALPGLVQGRAGTMSVVVPAWHWRGVGVLDLLRRRLDVPIVVENPLKAIATAELWLGEGRRVASMVTVNLGTGVGVGIVLDGTVLRGATNSAGEWGHSLLVHEGRACRCGRRGCVEAYVGAPGIQQTLREIAPDHPLTGTQLQRDFIGALGAALAAPDPDPAVVRTLERTATYLGAAIADLVAIINPERVMLTGWTAWALGDRLLPGTHAEVRAQAPRGTTADLTVGISTVRGNSAAIGMATLALERFLGDAGLLTTRSPLAL; from the coding sequence ATGGCCGTGAGGAAGCGCTCGTCGCGCGACATCCGCAGCGAGTCGCGCCTCGACGTGCTCCACGCGCTGCTCGCCCAGGGCGGCGCCACGCGCAACCAGCTCGCCCGCGGCACCGGGCTCAGCCTCGCCACCGTCGCCACGGTCGTCTCCGAGCTGCTCGCGGAGGGCCTCGTCGCCGAGACGGGGTCGTCCACGAGCGGCGTCGGCCGCCCCACCACGACCCTGGCGATCCGCGGCGAGCGCGGCATCCTCGCGGGCGTCGACGTCGCCGAGACGTACGTCTCGACGCACGTCTTCGACGCGGCGCTGACCGAGCTCGCGTGCACCGACGTCCCGCTCGACGAGCGCGTGGAGTCGGCCGACCACGTCGTCGAGGGGCTCGTGCGCTCCCTCGACGAGGCGCTCGAGGCGGCCGGCCGGGCGCGGTCCGAGCTCCTCGGCGTGGGCGTGGCGCTGCCCGGGCTGGTGCAGGGCCGCGCCGGCACGATGTCGGTGGTCGTGCCGGCCTGGCACTGGCGGGGCGTCGGCGTCCTGGACCTGCTGCGCCGCCGGCTCGACGTCCCGATCGTCGTGGAGAACCCGCTCAAGGCCATCGCCACGGCCGAGCTGTGGCTCGGCGAGGGACGCCGCGTCGCCAGCATGGTCACGGTGAACCTCGGCACCGGCGTGGGGGTCGGCATCGTGCTCGACGGGACCGTGCTGCGCGGGGCGACCAACTCCGCCGGGGAGTGGGGGCACTCCCTGCTCGTCCACGAGGGCCGCGCCTGCCGGTGCGGCCGGCGCGGCTGCGTCGAGGCGTACGTCGGCGCGCCGGGCATCCAGCAGACGCTGCGGGAGATCGCGCCCGACCACCCGCTCACCGGCACGCAGCTGCAGCGCGACTTCATCGGGGCGCTCGGGGCGGCGCTCGCCGCGCCGGACCCCGACCCCGCGGTCGTGCGCACGCTCGAGCGCACCGCGACCTACCTCGGCGCGGCGATCGCCGACCTCGTCGCGATCATCAACCCCGAGCGCGTCATGCTGACCGGGTGGACCGCCTGGGCGCTGGGGGACCGTCTGCTCCCGGGCACGCACGCGGAGGTCCGCGCGCAGGCGCCGCGCGGCACCACCGCCGACCTCACGGTCGGCATCTCGACGGTCCGGGGCAACTCCGCCGCGATCGGCATGGCGACGCTCGCCCTCGAGCGGTTCCTGGGGGACGCCGGGCTCCTCACGACGCGGTCGCCCCTCGCCCTCTGA